In Poecile atricapillus isolate bPoeAtr1 chromosome 1, bPoeAtr1.hap1, whole genome shotgun sequence, the sequence CCATTGGGGCAGAATAGGGCCTTTGGGAAGATCTCCATAATATCGGAGCTGTGGGCTTTTGTAATTGAGGATCTTTTgctctttccagaaaaaaaaaaatcctgcagtgGTTGCTTGGGAACTGGAATAAAAGGTCTTTTGCACCAGCCTTATTCAGAGCACTACAGTGGCAAAAGTAACTggcaatttaattttaatttagaaagccCATGGACTATTAACCTTGTTTCTTCCCAAGGCCAGAATACATACATCCTCAGCTACTGCTGCATGTGTGAATTTTtggacatcacagtcatggtAATGGGGAATTACCGTGACTTcagcacatttttttccagagagcagcagttctTTGCCGAAGATCATCTAGGtttcatttttccagattttggaGAAAGCCTTGGTAACATTTAGAAATcaatatatttgtgtgtgtgtactgCCTTCAAGTTTGTGAAGGCAAGGTTAGTTCCCTTGCAGATACAGCTGGAGAAGGCAGTTCCTGGGTAGATGGCATGAATTATGTCTGTAATAGACAGTCATGAGAGGTATCACTAGAAGTATTTGTAATTTGGAGAAAAAGTCTTATGGTTTGTTGCCAAGGTGCTGACAAAGGAAACTACATCTTTATAACAGCTGGTTCAATTGTTCTCTGGCTGAGTTAAATGGAGTTCAGTAACCAGCTTGCAAACACCACTGTGCTTAAATCTATTTGCAATTGCAAATAGATCCCATTAATTCCATCGTTAGCACATTGTTGATTTCAGAGGGAAAGCTCACAGGTTCAAAGTAATGTGGGGTGGACATGTATTTAAGTCTTctgaaaaattaagttttgcTTCCTAGCAAAACTGCTCCGTCACTGATTACAGTTATATcaatataattatttaaaatagaaataacctttctttaaaattgcAGCAGCTTCACTGGTTCCTCAGAACCTTGATAGCCATTCCCCTAAGTGCACAGAGAATCGTGGAATCTCAGattggtttaggttggaagggccCTTCAAGACCACCCAGTTCAATcccccctgccataggcagggacaccttccacaaacCATGTTGCTTCAAGCTCCATCCcccctggccttggacacttccagggacggagcagccacagcttctctgggctgaagttttcttgtgttttgtcTCAGTTTCATGTAATCCATTGCTGGGAATGCAAAGCTCTTACAACTTGCTATTTCAAAGCCTTTATTGTACTATATGGATGGATACAGCCTTAGTTGTATCTCACAGAATTCAAAACCTGCAGACACAGGCAAGGAGCAGACTTTGAGCTATTTTAACAGTCCTGGTATATGTTTTTCAGGGGATGACAACCTTTCTCATGCAACACATCTGAAAATTGTCTGCCTGAAACCTCGCCTCCCTTGTCAGATGAGACTCATTGTATGGGGTATTTCTACTCTCTCTTATGGGAGAACATGACCAGTTTGCCATTATCACAAAAGTTGAAGCTCCCTGCATTTAGGGAATTGGAGGTGTCAGCACATCCGTCATGCAGGTGGCAGCCTCTCCCTGGAAAAATATGGATCAGCTGAAGTGGTCCAGTGGAGagtatgggccattcacttaaggGTTAGACTTGctggtccttgtgggtcccttccaacccagagtATTCTGTGATCTGGAAATAAAGATTATGTGTGAAATAAGGAAGAAAGGACAGATGCAGGGAAGTACCTGCTTCACAGAGGGAAGTCCCATACCTGTTTCCTAAATCGCTGAGCATAATGGGAGTAGATTGCACCTCGTAAAACAACCATGAATCTACCTGCTGAGCTGCAATCTAACCTGAGTGGTTCTCTGGGGGTCTTGGATTCTTCTGCAGTGGGAACTACATGATTATGCCTTTTCTGTCCGAGACACAaccttaaaacaaaatttatctGCAGATTTCAATTCTCAACTTAgaatatataaacaaaaaaattctaacaGTGCTTTGGAAAACAGTTGTTTCACATTTACTTTGTTCTTTAAGAAAGTGTTTGCTGAATTAATCTGATGAATCTCTTACATCAAACACCTCTTTGTAGAGTTCTCTCACAGTCCCCTTGTGCATCCTCCTAGACAAACCAGGACAGACTTAAAAGCATCCCATCACTCTTTGCAGCCTCCCATGCCTCTTACTACTGACTGCATTAAATTACTCCATAAATGAATGTTACAACATAGCTCTCATTGTCTGAGGTTGAGAAAACATCTAAGTACAGCAGGCTGGGAAAGTGCTTTATGATACTAGAGACATTTTCCACACTGTATGACTTCAGCAATGAATATCCATTGAAAACTGAGGTATCCAGAAAAGAAATACGTGCAAGCATTTGCCTGTCTTTGTTGTGTGCCTCAAGCAAGTCTTCTTTGTCattattgctgctgctggagatggtTATGCTCTGGTCTGGAAATTGTCCCTTGACCTTGTTTACCTGGAGCTTTTGAAGTCCCCAAATGGCCAAATATTCTGTTGGGAGAGGAGTGGTACCACAGAAGGTACCACTTCAAATCCCACACCCTTGTGAAGTTGAGGACTATCCCCAGCACAGAGGTGTCTGTGAACCAGATGCTCAGGTGGCTGTTGTAGGTAGTTTTTTCCATGGTAGGAGGCAGCACTGTTTTGCAGTTGCACATCAAGTTTGCCAGGCAGTAATCACAGTCATGGATAGCCACAGAACAGCTGCAGTTGTGAATTGTGTTTTCCTCAGTCAAAATTAGCACGTGGTTCTTCTGATTTCTCAGAAAAACTGATGTGTATGCCAAGGAATCTGGCCAAAATGAGAGCCAGAAAAATGGAGAACGCAGGGTAGACTATTGGCTTCATTAGTAGGTACCAAGCTGCCAAGCGTCTTCTCCTTATCCTGAATGATTTAGATCACATGGCTTTACCTACTgagaaaaagcaatttctttaCTATACTAAGGATCTCTCAATGGTTAATATTACTTTGCTTTTCCACTCATTACTTGTTGCAAACCTGGCCTATTTAGAGTCATACTGCAGTTCTGCATTAAGGGGAAACCACAACTACACTGATTTAGAAAACGGATTGTGACTAAAGTTTGGGGctccttttttgttctttttttgctCTAAGTGGTTTCATCTGCTTATAACACATTGAACACATTCTTCTCTATGCAGACAGCTCCTTGGTCTGGCCTGTGCAGAGGTAAAGACAGGACAAGGAGTTGTGCAGGACAATTCTTGCTTGTTTctcctttctgccttttttgcTTCCAACCAGACAGTGGTGACAAAGGACCCTGTTCTCCACTTCACTGAGTGAGGCAGTCTGAGAAGGCCTAGCAGCAATAGCTTTGTTTTACACCTGAATTGCTAAGTAACATTGTGATAACCTTTCCCTTAAACTGATTGTGGGATATTGTTGGGGATTATGTattcttcctttcattttttcttagCAATAGAATTTTTCCTCATTAGTTGTGGGGAAACCTGACTGCTGGTACCTATTGGGTGCTtgagaagacaaagagtttggctgggcccatgggggaaggaggctgcAGGTAAAAGGGAGGGCGGGGGCAGCTACAgacagagctgcttcttcttcttcttattcttcttcatcttcttcttcttcatcttctttgtctccttcttcttcttcatcttcttcgtCTTCTTCAACTTCctcttctttgtcttcttcttctttgtcttcttcttcctcttcttcgTCTTTGTCATCTTCGTCTTCTTTGTCATCTTCTTTGTCGTcttcttctttgtcttcttctttgtcttctttATTGTCTTCATCATCGTCTTCGTtgtcatcttcatcatcttcttctttgtcttcgtcatcttcttcatcttccttttcttcttcttctgtgggccctcgcaccccctgtcctgccaggacatcctgcagtgccagccacccCGGTGGAGCTTCTGATACATCTTATCCACTGGCCTGGGAtttctgctcattcctgccattccagcaGGGTGTTCTTCAgattcctgcaggagcactgggattgaCTGCCCACGGGgagtttgtgaagcaaagcctctcctccatcctctcCTGTCTTGGCCGAGAAGGGCTGCCACGGgttccctggttctgttttgttattAATGCCAtagttgttgtttgtttgccttgttatacatactAATAAAAAACTATTATTCCTAtccccatatctttgcctgagaaccccttaatttcaaaattataataattcaaaGGGAGGTAGTTTACACTTTTCATTCCAGagaaggctcctgccttccctagcaaacacctgtcttccaaaacaagaCAGATGTACCGGGAAAATGGAGAGAGGGAAAGCATTTAAGGGCAGAAGTATCGCTGGACACAGCACATATTTTTCTGAGCTAtgtgaaatgctgaaaaaaaccaatTTATATCCATGTGAAGCTACATCTGCTCCAGCCTTAGTCTATAAGTTTTAAAGACCAAGGACCACCATGTCTTGCACAGCAACTACTACAGGACAGATCCAGGCCTTGTCAGTTGCTCTGCCCCTCCTTCTTTTATCCTAGCAAAGCAAAATATCAACTTCACACATACCTATGACAATGGAGCAAGTTTCCATCCCAGCCATGGGCCAGCTCAAATGGTTGGGAGCATGTTTGGTGGGGCTCTTGGATTCTCAGCTGCCAGTCCTTTGGTCTTCAGAGTGGGTTTGAATTTTACCAGGAGCatctgtgttttcctgaaatattaTTATATGATGGTGCAGGCAATGAAACACGGTGCAATTTCTTAACACAAATTATAAAGATGTTGGAAAGTTTGTTTAATTTGATGTAACTGTTTTGAAACACAAGAAGCATTAGAGACAAATTTTGACCAAAGATGACAGATTCTAGTGACAGCAGCAGTAGGGCACATGCTGGACAGAATTAGGTCCTTATCATGTAGAAAGACTGATTCACATCCATAATGTTTGTCTGCAGCACTTCAGAAAACATGGCAATATACCTACAGTTTCGTAGACTTCTATTATTCATATTCTTGTTCCTGTTTATCctattcctgttcctgttcattttcttatctcattgctgttttcaGTAAACTGTTCCTATCCCAACACTTGAGCTGTGACTTTTGTGCCTCCAGCTGGAGGTGGGGGGAGGAGAGCATGGGAGGCTTTTTTAGTGTGAGTACTAAAGTGGAGAATACCATTCCCAAATCATGACAGAAGGATGCAGACATTTaagtttttaaatcaaatttcatATATGTTGTGGAACATACCAGAAATTCCAGTCCAGCTGCTGGCTGATGTTTAACTCCAAAGGTCAGACTCACCCAAGCTGTAGATGTTGTGGTATCATTATTGCTAGAAATGTTTCCACTATCTAAGCATTTAATCACATTGGAGAATCTGTTACTACACCTCCATACTGCTTATTTTCTCAGTCCTTAATAGTGGCTGATAGACAATTGTGATAGACCAGAAATCTGTAATATCAACACAGTTTCACAACTAAATGAAAtgattttaagttttctgtGTTGGAGGTAGTAATTGCAAGAAATCCTAGACAATGTTGACAACATGAGTTTGGACTAAGTAAAAGAGATTCAAACTCCCACCTATGTCAAAAGAAGTGATACTGCTTCTTCCACTTAACATTTGAGGGCTTAATATTCATAAAACATTAGATTAAAATACTTTGATGCATCCTCATTAGTTTTAACccttgtttcctttctttttctcagtaCCTGAAGAGTGGAGAACCTTTAAAATTCTCTACTGGTTTGCAGCCAACCAATCAGGCTTAGCTTAGCTGATAACATTTAGGCCCCATCCATCAGAATCCAAACAAAATTCTAAATTCTGGCATTCCAGGAAATTCAGACTCCAGAAATACATCTATTCTTCTCTGTTCCCTGCAAGTCAGGAACATTCCTATCCAGTTCTCAGGATTTAGTTTCTGTGTGGCTTTGGTGAGAGAtatgcaagaagaaaaatacattgcAGGTTATGTGTCTGTGAAGTGTCAAATGCAACACATCTTTTCTTAAGCTAAGAACTATCTACAAAAAAATATGCATTATATGGTTCCTAATCAAACCACATTGCTGTCTCCACTCCTTAAGGCTTGGGAAAtgatttgctttaatttttagGGATGGCAGAACTGCCCTCAGTAGGGCTCCAAGAGCCTATTTTTTGTAATACTGTCattaagatgaaataaaatatgggGTGATTTTCTTGCCTGATGTAGTTCTGTTCTCCATCATctccaaaattaaaaagatggAGTATTTCAGAAAACTATAGAATATGGTATGTGTGGTACATCTTTCCACCATGGTCTCTCTCTGAGCATTACCCACTTCCCTTAACAGAGATAATTTATCTCTTGAACTCACCAAAATAGTTTTAGACATAACCTATAGAAATTCAAAGAATGCAGCAGTTTGTGCTAAATGTCAAGATCTTCTATGCAATTTTCTAGGGTAAACTGGTGGGTATGCCTTCATCTCTTCCCTAAGTTTTCAGTAAAATTTAGCTAGACTTCCAGTATAATCAGTACAACCATTTAAAGTCTCATCCACCTGACACAATGCATTTTACAACTGCTCTCCATAAGCTATTTGACACGTCCTTATGTAACGTAGCAGGTGTAGAAGTTCTGTAAAAATCATAGAAGCCTTTTTCAGCTTTCTAGTTTGTATTAGAAGACTTTTGAATTCAGGAAACAAGAATAGGCTTTGAACTCTGAACTTGGCAAATTATCTGGAAGCTCTTTGGCTCACTGATGGGTAACAAAAACCTACCTGCTTTTATGTATCTGTTCTGATGAAAAGAATAACTCCTTTGTCTACAGAAGCTCAAGCTAAGAAGGAGCTGgtttgcattttatttccatGTAATTGTCCATTAGC encodes:
- the C1H21orf62 gene encoding LOW QUALITY PROTEIN: uncharacterized protein C21orf62 homolog (The sequence of the model RefSeq protein was modified relative to this genomic sequence to represent the inferred CDS: inserted 2 bases in 1 codon; deleted 1 base in 1 codon) — translated: MKPIVYPAFSIFLALILARFLGIXTSVFLRNQKNHVLILTEENTIHNCSCSVAIHDCDYCLANLMCNCKTVLPPTMEKTTYNSHLSIWFTDTSVLGIVLNFTRVWDLKWTFCGTTPLPTEYLAIWGLQKLQVNKVKGQFPDQSITISSSSNNDKEDLLEAHNKDRQMLARISFLDTSVFNGYSLLKSYSVENVSSIIKHFPSLLYLDVFSTSDNESYVVTFIYGVI